One window of Corvus moneduloides isolate bCorMon1 chromosome 13, bCorMon1.pri, whole genome shotgun sequence genomic DNA carries:
- the LOC116450506 gene encoding gonadotropin-releasing hormone II receptor-like translates to MAQLGKAGQDTLDAGRGHPDPGPAVGNTSGEPPSVIPPEWGCTWSPPNENGEEPLQLPTFSPAAQVRVAITFALFALSAGCNLAVLRAVGGRGSGRRPHIRLLLRHLAAADLLVTVVVMPLDAVWNITLQWWAGDLACRLLMYLRLLAMYASAFVTVVISLDRQAAILHPLAIARARARNRAMLHVAWILSAGLAVPQLFLFHTITLRPPHNFTQCTTRGSFPRPWHETLYNMVGFACLFLLPLLIMVCCYTRILLEISRRMGSSLFSSQDASLRCSRNNIPRARLRMLRMSLVIVSSFILCWTPYYLLGLWHWFCPRAMEKRVSPALTHILFIFGLFNACLDPITYGLFTIPLRGGWGCPCRHGPLAQPPSPATGSFHCSASSLPPKRGAQGVQRSRGAARDASCHSSSL, encoded by the exons ATGGCCCAGCTGGGGAAAGCTGGGCAGGACACCCTGGATGCAG GTAGGGGCCATCCAGACCCAGGCCCTGCAGTGGGAAACACCAGTGGGGAGCCCCCCAGCGTCATCCCCCCCGAGTGGGGCTGCACCTGGAGCCCCCCCAATGAGAACGGCGAGGagcccctgcagctgcccaCCTTCTCCCCCGCCGCCCAGGTACGCGTGGCCATCACCTTCGCCCTCTTTGCCCTCTCAGCTGGCTGCAACTTGGCAGTGCTGCGGGCAGTGgggggccggggcagcggccGGCGCCCCCACATCCGCCTGCTGCTGCGGCACCTGGCTGCAGCGGACCTGTTGGTCACCGTGGTGGTGATGCCGCTGGACGCCGTCTGGAACATCACGCTGCAGTGGTGGGCGGGCGACCTGGCCTGCCGCCTGCTCATGTACCTGCGGCTGCTGGCCATGTACGCCTCTGCCTTCGTCACCGTGGTCATCAGCCTGGACCGGCAGGCCGCCATCCTGCACCCGCTAGCCATCGCCCGCGCCCGCGCCCGCAACCGCGCCATGCTGCACGTGGCCTGGATCCTCAGCGcggggctggcagtgccacag CTGTTCCTGTTCCACACCATCACCCTGCGCCCCCCGCACAACTTCACCCAGTGCACCACACGCGGCAGCTTCCCTCGGCCCTGGCACGAGACCCTCTACAACATGGTAGGCTTTGCCTGCCTCTTCCTGCTACCATTGCTCATCATGGTCTGCTGCTACACCCGCATCCTGCTGGAGATCTCCCGCCGGATGGGCTCCAGCCTCT TCTCCTCACAGGACGCGTCACTGCGGTGCTCCAGGAACAACATCCCACGAGCCCGGCTGCGGATGCTGCGGATGAGCCTGGTCATCGTCTCCTCCTTCATCCTTTGCTGGACCCCCTACTACCTGCTGGGGCTCTGGCACTGGTTCTGTCCCCGCGCCATGGAGAAGAGGGTCTCGCCGGCCCTCACCCACATTCTCTTCATCTTTGGCCTCTTCAATGCGTGCCTGGACCCCATCACCTACGGGCTCTTCACCATCCCCCTCCGGGGGGGCTGGGGTTGCCCATGCAGGCACGGCCCCCTGGcccagcccccctccccagccactggctccttccactgctcagcctcctccctgccacCCAAGCGGGGAGCCCAGGGGGTGCAGAGGTCCCGAGGGGCTGCCAGGGACGCCTCCTgtcacagcagctccctgtga